Proteins from a single region of Streptomyces sp. TN58:
- a CDS encoding HTTM domain-containing protein, whose product MRRTRAALARAVAKVSGQALGPYQSAVVRIGFAGTWLFFLLREFPHRAELYGPDGPWSQGLAKRLLDSNGAFTVATWSGSTLWFETVYAVAVLASAALLLGWRTRATSTVFMVGVLSLQNRSVFMGDGGDNVIHLMAIYLVLTRCAQVWSLDARRARTRGSASAGRAGPVLWCVLAAVFAYGAATGRFSDGWLAGFAAVWVLCGLWWLVDRYEPEGEGRAVLDVLANLLHNAGMLVIMAEVCLIYATAGWYKIQGSRWQDGTALYYPLALDYFSPWPALSALLAGSGTLVMLLSYGTVAVQVAFPFTLFNRRIKNVLLVLMMLEHAGIAVLLGLPFFSLAMIAADAVFLPTGFLVWLGARVVGRRFRRGPAVPSPAPRLPATGPRPDPDPDPDPDPALAPRTG is encoded by the coding sequence GTGAGACGGACCCGCGCCGCACTGGCCCGGGCCGTCGCCAAGGTCAGCGGGCAGGCGCTCGGGCCGTACCAGAGCGCCGTCGTACGCATCGGCTTCGCCGGCACCTGGCTCTTCTTCCTGCTGCGGGAGTTCCCCCACCGCGCCGAGCTGTACGGCCCGGACGGGCCGTGGAGCCAGGGCCTGGCGAAGCGGCTGCTCGACTCCAACGGCGCCTTCACCGTCGCGACCTGGTCCGGCTCGACCCTGTGGTTCGAGACCGTCTACGCGGTGGCCGTGCTGGCGAGCGCCGCCCTGCTGCTGGGCTGGCGGACGCGCGCCACGTCCACGGTGTTCATGGTGGGCGTGCTCTCCCTGCAGAACCGCAGCGTGTTCATGGGCGACGGCGGCGACAACGTCATCCACCTGATGGCGATCTACCTGGTGCTGACCCGGTGCGCGCAGGTGTGGTCGCTGGACGCGCGCAGGGCGCGTACGCGGGGCTCCGCGTCGGCGGGGCGGGCCGGACCGGTGCTGTGGTGTGTGCTGGCGGCGGTCTTCGCCTACGGAGCGGCCACCGGGCGGTTCAGCGACGGCTGGCTCGCGGGATTCGCCGCGGTGTGGGTGCTCTGCGGGCTGTGGTGGCTGGTCGACCGCTACGAGCCGGAGGGCGAGGGCCGGGCGGTCCTGGACGTCCTGGCCAACCTGCTGCACAACGCGGGCATGCTGGTGATCATGGCGGAGGTCTGCCTGATCTACGCGACGGCCGGCTGGTACAAGATCCAGGGCTCGCGGTGGCAGGACGGCACGGCGCTGTACTACCCCCTGGCGCTGGACTACTTCAGCCCGTGGCCGGCGCTGTCGGCGCTGCTGGCGGGCAGCGGGACCCTGGTGATGCTGCTGTCGTACGGAACGGTGGCGGTGCAGGTGGCCTTCCCGTTCACGCTCTTCAACCGGCGGATCAAGAACGTGCTGCTGGTCCTGATGATGCTGGAGCACGCGGGGATCGCGGTGCTGCTGGGGCTGCCGTTCTTCTCGCTGGCGATGATCGCCGCCGATGCGGTGTTCCTGCCGACCGGGTTCCTGGTGTGGCTCGGGGCGAGGGTGGTCGGGCGGCGGTTCCGGCGGGGCCCTGCGGTGCCTTCCCCCGCCCCGCGCCTTCCCGCAACCGGGCCCCGCCCGGACCCGGACCCCGATCCGGACCCGGATCCGGCCCTCGCGCCCCGGACGGGCTGA
- a CDS encoding DUF5819 family protein — MDSNGLKLAEAAAPPSPRAPGIVGLSTPYRIVAALALGVVGLAVCAHLGLVFLHVAPSNTLSKQHAGAIDAWVYPEFEQNWKLFAPNPLQQNIAVEVRAEVRTAGGELITTGWRDLSAEDAAAIRHSLLPSHTEQNELRRAWDFYTGSHDEDDKPVGERGELSEEYLRRIATNRIAPDHRGGHVLRIQLRSATTAVPAPKWSTETTDTQTYYRELPWWKV; from the coding sequence ATGGATTCGAACGGGCTCAAGCTCGCCGAAGCGGCCGCTCCGCCCTCCCCCAGGGCGCCCGGAATCGTCGGTCTCTCCACCCCGTACCGGATCGTGGCGGCCCTGGCCCTGGGCGTCGTCGGCCTGGCCGTGTGCGCGCACCTCGGCCTGGTCTTCCTGCACGTGGCCCCGTCCAACACGCTGAGCAAGCAGCACGCCGGGGCGATCGACGCCTGGGTCTACCCCGAGTTCGAACAGAACTGGAAGCTGTTCGCGCCCAACCCGCTCCAGCAGAACATCGCCGTGGAGGTGCGCGCCGAGGTGCGGACCGCCGGTGGCGAGCTGATCACCACGGGCTGGCGGGACCTGAGCGCCGAGGACGCGGCGGCGATCCGGCACAGCCTCCTGCCGAGCCACACGGAGCAGAACGAGCTGCGCCGGGCCTGGGACTTCTACACCGGCTCGCACGACGAGGACGACAAGCCCGTCGGCGAGCGCGGCGAGCTGTCCGAGGAGTACCTGCGGCGCATCGCGACGAACCGGATCGCCCCCGACCACCGCGGCGGGCACGTCCTGCGGATCCAGTTGCGCTCGGCGACGACGGCCGTACCCGCCCCGAAGTGGAGCACCGAGACCACCGACACCCAGACCTACTACCGGGAGCTGCCGTGGTGGAAGGTGTGA
- the paaA gene encoding 1,2-phenylacetyl-CoA epoxidase subunit PaaA, with amino-acid sequence MVAVTPETGPDAALGTDETDGTGMTADLGAQLAAAFDAAVAADERVEPRDWMPEQYRASLVRQMAQHAHSEIIGMQPEANWITRAPSLRRKAILMAKVQDEAGHGLYLYSAAETLGTSRDELLDKLHSGKQKYSSIFNYPTLTWADVGAIGWLVDGAAITNQVPICRCSYGPYARAMVRICKEESFHQRQGFELLMALSKGTEEQHAMAQDAVNRWWWPSLMMFGPPDDESAHSAQSMAWRIKRHSNDELRQRFVDIAVPQAEALGLTLPDPDLKWNEERGHHDFGAIDWAEFWDVLKGNGPCNEQRIGQRRRAHEEGAWVRDAAAAYAQKQAAQQPAKPAGQNEEARV; translated from the coding sequence ATGGTGGCAGTGACCCCGGAAACGGGCCCGGACGCGGCCCTGGGGACAGACGAGACGGACGGGACGGGCATGACGGCTGACCTGGGCGCCCAGCTCGCGGCGGCGTTCGACGCCGCCGTGGCGGCGGACGAGCGCGTGGAACCGCGCGACTGGATGCCGGAGCAGTACCGCGCCTCCCTGGTCCGGCAGATGGCGCAGCACGCCCACTCCGAGATCATCGGCATGCAGCCCGAGGCCAACTGGATCACCCGCGCGCCCTCGCTGCGCCGCAAGGCCATCCTGATGGCCAAGGTCCAGGACGAGGCGGGCCACGGCCTGTATCTCTACAGCGCCGCCGAAACCCTCGGCACCAGCCGCGACGAGCTCCTCGACAAGCTCCACTCGGGGAAGCAGAAGTACTCCTCGATCTTCAACTACCCGACCCTGACCTGGGCGGACGTCGGCGCCATCGGCTGGCTCGTGGACGGCGCGGCGATCACCAACCAGGTGCCGATCTGCCGCTGCTCCTACGGTCCCTACGCCCGTGCCATGGTCCGCATCTGCAAGGAGGAGTCCTTCCACCAGCGCCAGGGCTTCGAGCTCCTCATGGCCCTGTCCAAGGGCACCGAGGAGCAGCACGCCATGGCGCAGGACGCGGTGAACCGCTGGTGGTGGCCCTCGCTGATGATGTTCGGCCCGCCGGACGACGAGTCCGCGCACTCGGCGCAGTCGATGGCCTGGCGCATCAAGCGCCACTCGAACGACGAGCTGCGCCAGCGGTTCGTGGACATCGCCGTCCCCCAGGCCGAAGCCCTCGGCCTGACCCTGCCCGACCCGGACCTGAAGTGGAACGAGGAGCGCGGGCACCACGACTTCGGCGCCATCGACTGGGCCGAGTTCTGGGACGTGCTCAAGGGCAACGGCCCCTGCAACGAGCAGCGGATCGGCCAGCGCCGCAGGGCTCACGAGGAAGGCGCCTGGGTGCGCGACGCGGCCGCCGCGTACGCACAGAAGCAGGCGGCACAGCAGCCGGCGAAGCCCGCCGGACAGAACGAGGAGGCACGGGTATGA
- the paaB gene encoding 1,2-phenylacetyl-CoA epoxidase subunit PaaB: MTQNWPLWEVFVRSRRGLSHTHAGSLHAPDAEMALRNARDLYTRRNEGISIWVVPSTAITASSPDERDPFFAPSADKPYRHPTFYDIPEGVSHL, translated from the coding sequence ATGACGCAGAACTGGCCCCTGTGGGAGGTGTTCGTGCGCTCGCGCCGCGGCCTCTCGCACACGCACGCGGGAAGCCTGCACGCCCCCGACGCGGAGATGGCCCTGCGCAACGCCCGCGACCTCTACACCCGGCGCAACGAGGGCATCTCGATCTGGGTGGTCCCCTCCACCGCGATCACCGCATCCTCGCCGGACGAGCGGGACCCCTTCTTCGCCCCGTCCGCCGACAAGCCCTACCGGCACCCCACCTTCTACGACATCCCGGAGGGGGTGAGCCACCTGTGA
- the paaC gene encoding 1,2-phenylacetyl-CoA epoxidase subunit PaaC yields the protein MTGIDTTATTADATTAAALALGDDALILSHRLGEWAGHAPVLEEEVALANIALDLLGQARILLSMVGDEDELAFLREERSFRNLQLVEQPNGDFAHTIARQLYFSVHQHELYAELARGEGPFAPLAAKAVKETAYHRDHAEQWTLRLGDGTEESHARMQAALQALWKFTGELFQPVEGLDGVDWAALEERWLAALTDVVERAGLTLPEGPRTGAWAAGAGRQGLHTESFGRMLAEMQHLHRSHPGASW from the coding sequence GTGACCGGCATCGACACCACCGCCACCACCGCCGACGCCACCACCGCGGCGGCCCTCGCCCTCGGCGACGACGCGCTGATCCTCTCCCACCGCCTCGGCGAGTGGGCGGGGCACGCCCCCGTCCTGGAGGAGGAGGTCGCCCTCGCCAACATCGCGCTCGACCTGCTCGGCCAGGCCCGCATCCTGCTGTCCATGGTCGGCGACGAGGACGAGCTGGCGTTCCTGCGCGAGGAGCGGTCCTTCCGCAACCTGCAGCTGGTCGAGCAGCCGAACGGCGACTTCGCCCACACCATCGCCCGCCAGCTCTACTTCTCCGTCCACCAGCACGAGCTGTACGCGGAACTCGCCCGCGGGGAAGGCCCGTTCGCGCCGCTCGCGGCCAAGGCCGTCAAGGAGACGGCGTACCACCGCGACCACGCCGAGCAGTGGACCCTGCGGCTCGGCGACGGCACCGAGGAGAGCCACGCCCGCATGCAGGCGGCGCTGCAGGCGCTGTGGAAGTTCACCGGGGAGCTCTTCCAGCCGGTCGAGGGCCTCGACGGCGTGGACTGGGCCGCGCTCGAAGAGCGCTGGCTGGCCGCGCTGACCGATGTCGTGGAGCGGGCCGGGCTCACCCTGCCCGAAGGACCGCGCACCGGCGCCTGGGCGGCCGGAGCCGGCCGCCAGGGCCTGCACACCGAGTCCTTCGGCCGGATGCTGGCCGAGATGCAGCATCTGCACCGCAGCCACCCGGGGGCGTCATGGTGA
- the paaD gene encoding 1,2-phenylacetyl-CoA epoxidase subunit PaaD yields the protein MVTGADVATTRLEAELAELAGSVPDPELPVLTLGELGVVRGVRMHDDGHAEVTLTPTYTGCPAIEAMSADIERVLTGHGIPDVRVTTVLAPAWSTDDISAEGRRKLAEFGIAPPRPHAAGGPVPVSLSVRCPNCGSTDTELLSRFSSTACKALRRCTSCREPFDHFKEL from the coding sequence ATGGTGACCGGCGCCGACGTCGCGACGACCCGCCTGGAGGCCGAGCTGGCCGAGCTGGCCGGCTCCGTCCCCGACCCCGAGCTGCCCGTGCTCACCCTCGGCGAGCTGGGCGTGGTGCGCGGCGTGCGGATGCACGACGACGGCCACGCCGAGGTCACCCTGACCCCCACCTACACCGGCTGCCCGGCCATCGAGGCCATGTCGGCCGACATCGAGCGGGTCCTGACCGGCCACGGCATCCCCGACGTCCGGGTGACCACCGTGCTGGCACCGGCCTGGTCGACGGACGACATCAGCGCCGAGGGCCGCCGCAAGCTGGCCGAGTTCGGCATCGCCCCGCCCCGGCCGCACGCGGCCGGCGGGCCGGTCCCGGTGTCCCTGTCCGTCCGCTGCCCGAACTGCGGATCGACCGACACCGAGCTGCTCAGCCGCTTCTCCTCCACCGCGTGCAAGGCGCTGCGCCGCTGCACCTCCTGCCGCGAACCGTTCGACCACTTCAAGGAGCTGTAG
- a CDS encoding 2Fe-2S iron-sulfur cluster-binding protein: MAAPRHGAFHPLTVAEVDRLTDDSVALTLRVPEDLREDYRHAPGQHLTLRRTAPEGGTEVRRTYSICSPAPTADGPGPAHLRVGVRLVEGGEFSTFAHKEIAAGDVLDVMVPAGRFVLDPAAAPAAGHYAAIVGGSGITPVLSIAASLLAARADARFCLVRSDRTAASTMFLEEVADLKDRYPSRFQLVTVLSREEQESGLPSGRLDEARLTSLLPALLPVAEVTGWFLCGPYGLVQGAERALHGLGIARTRVHEEIFHVEDTIPAPVRSAASAAAAAGRVTARLDGRSGTWPVQEGESLLDAVLRNRADAPYACKGGVCGTCRAFVVSGEVRMDRNFALEAEETDAGFVLACQSHPVTEEVEIDFDR, encoded by the coding sequence ATGGCCGCCCCCCGCCACGGCGCGTTCCACCCGCTGACGGTGGCGGAAGTCGACCGGCTCACCGACGACTCGGTGGCGCTGACCCTCCGGGTCCCCGAGGACCTGCGCGAGGACTACCGGCACGCCCCCGGCCAGCACCTGACGCTGCGCCGCACCGCCCCGGAGGGCGGCACCGAGGTCCGCCGCACCTACTCGATCTGCTCGCCCGCCCCCACGGCGGACGGCCCGGGCCCCGCCCACCTGCGCGTCGGGGTGCGGCTGGTGGAGGGCGGGGAGTTCTCCACCTTCGCGCACAAGGAGATCGCGGCCGGCGACGTGCTGGACGTGATGGTCCCGGCCGGGCGCTTCGTGCTGGATCCCGCCGCGGCCCCCGCCGCCGGGCACTACGCCGCGATCGTCGGCGGCAGCGGCATCACGCCCGTGCTGTCGATCGCCGCGAGCCTCCTGGCCGCGCGGGCCGACGCCCGTTTCTGCCTGGTGCGCAGCGACCGTACGGCCGCCTCGACGATGTTCCTGGAGGAGGTCGCCGACCTCAAGGACCGCTATCCCTCGCGGTTCCAGCTGGTCACGGTCCTCTCCCGGGAGGAGCAGGAGTCCGGGCTGCCCTCCGGCCGGCTGGACGAGGCGCGGCTGACGTCGCTGCTGCCCGCGCTGCTGCCGGTGGCCGAGGTGACCGGCTGGTTCCTGTGCGGGCCCTACGGCCTGGTGCAGGGCGCCGAGCGGGCCCTGCACGGCCTCGGCATCGCCCGGACCCGGGTGCACGAGGAGATCTTCCACGTCGAGGACACCATCCCCGCGCCGGTCCGCTCGGCGGCCTCCGCCGCGGCTGCGGCCGGCCGGGTCACCGCACGGCTCGACGGGCGCTCCGGTACCTGGCCCGTCCAGGAGGGCGAGTCCCTGCTGGACGCGGTGCTCCGCAACCGCGCGGACGCCCCGTACGCCTGCAAGGGCGGCGTCTGCGGCACGTGCCGGGCGTTCGTGGTGTCCGGCGAGGTCCGGATGGACCGGAACTTCGCCCTGGAGGCGGAGGAGACGGACGCGGGCTTCGTCCTGGCCTGCCAGTCGCACCCCGTCACCGAGGAAGTGGAGATCGACTTCGACCGCTAG
- a CDS encoding acyl-CoA dehydrogenase family protein: MDFTFTEEQRAAVEAAKAVFADVVPDGVPSPALTPGAVAEDFDRPLWAKLAASDLLGLVLAEEYGGAGLDTIALCLVLREAGRVLARVPLLEHCATAMAVQAYGSPELAAALLPGAGHGTLVLTAAAHGRSGHDPAELAVTARLDGEAWILEGTQTAVPWAHTADWIAVPAHTGEGDAVLALVPRTAAGLALAEQVSTTGERLAELALDGVRVERTHLIDTRAAWERLHQVLTTGTCALALGLGEAVLGMTSGYTGKREQFGFPVATFQAVAVQTADRYIDLRAMEVTLWQAAWRLDAATGGAGGPLPVAGDVAVAKIWASEGVRRVVQTAQHLHGGFGADTDYPLHRYHAWAKQLELQLGPAAAHEEALGDLLAAHPLG; this comes from the coding sequence GTGGACTTCACCTTCACCGAGGAACAGCGGGCCGCCGTCGAGGCGGCCAAGGCCGTGTTCGCGGATGTCGTACCCGACGGCGTGCCCAGCCCCGCTCTCACCCCGGGTGCCGTCGCCGAGGACTTCGACCGCCCCCTGTGGGCCAAGCTCGCCGCGTCCGACCTCCTCGGCCTCGTCCTCGCCGAGGAGTACGGCGGCGCGGGCCTGGACACCATCGCCCTGTGCCTCGTCCTGCGCGAGGCCGGCCGGGTGCTGGCCCGTGTCCCGCTGCTGGAACACTGCGCGACCGCCATGGCCGTACAGGCGTACGGCAGCCCCGAACTGGCCGCCGCCCTGCTGCCCGGCGCCGGGCACGGCACGCTCGTCCTGACCGCCGCCGCGCACGGCCGCTCCGGCCACGACCCGGCCGAACTCGCCGTCACCGCACGCCTCGACGGCGAGGCGTGGATCCTGGAGGGCACCCAGACCGCCGTCCCCTGGGCACACACCGCCGACTGGATCGCCGTACCCGCCCACACCGGCGAGGGCGACGCCGTCCTCGCGCTGGTCCCGCGCACCGCCGCGGGCCTCGCCCTCGCCGAGCAGGTCTCCACCACCGGGGAGCGCCTCGCCGAACTCGCCCTGGACGGCGTACGGGTGGAGCGGACCCACCTGATCGACACCCGGGCAGCCTGGGAACGGCTCCACCAGGTGCTCACCACCGGCACCTGCGCCCTGGCCCTCGGGCTGGGCGAGGCCGTCCTCGGCATGACGAGCGGGTACACAGGCAAGCGCGAGCAGTTCGGCTTCCCGGTGGCCACCTTCCAGGCGGTCGCCGTCCAGACCGCCGACCGCTACATCGACCTGCGCGCCATGGAGGTCACGCTCTGGCAGGCCGCCTGGCGGCTCGACGCCGCGACGGGCGGCGCCGGCGGTCCGCTGCCGGTCGCCGGTGACGTGGCGGTCGCCAAGATCTGGGCCTCGGAGGGCGTACGCAGGGTCGTACAGACCGCCCAGCACCTGCACGGCGGCTTCGGCGCCGACACGGACTACCCGCTGCACCGCTACCACGCCTGGGCCAAGCAGCTGGAGCTCCAGCTGGGTCCGGCGGCCGCGCACGAGGAGGCCCTGGGCGACCTGCTGGCCGCCCACCCCCTCGGCTGA
- a CDS encoding rhodanese-like domain-containing protein — protein sequence MNFGPLPSVDAAAVPSEGFVLDVREDDEWAAGHVEGALHIPMSDFVARFGELTEAVEDGRRVYVMCRVGGRSAQVTQYLVRQDIDAVNVDGGMQAWDGAGRPMVTDNGSPAFVL from the coding sequence ATGAACTTCGGACCGCTTCCTTCGGTGGACGCCGCCGCGGTGCCCTCCGAAGGCTTCGTCCTCGACGTCCGTGAGGACGACGAATGGGCGGCCGGGCACGTCGAGGGCGCTCTGCACATCCCGATGAGCGACTTCGTGGCCCGCTTCGGCGAGCTGACGGAGGCCGTCGAGGACGGCCGCCGCGTGTACGTGATGTGCCGGGTCGGCGGGCGTTCCGCGCAGGTCACCCAGTACCTGGTGCGCCAGGACATCGACGCCGTGAACGTCGACGGCGGGATGCAGGCCTGGGACGGTGCCGGCCGGCCGATGGTGACGGACAACGGAAGCCCGGCCTTCGTCCTCTGA
- a CDS encoding DUF2252 domain-containing protein produces MAVVAGQRIPDVAGFAPRVAADSPKEAGKALRARLPRAAHAGFEVPAGRPDAVRAVEESNAGRVAELTPIRVGRMAANPFAFLRGAAGLMAHDLSGGPVTGVGAQICGDAHAANFGLYGDARGRLVIDLNDFDETVFGPWEWDVKRLAASLVLAGRVVGADEVTCRAAAFDAVGAYRRTMRLLARLPALDAWNAIADEELVSHADAHDLLGTLERVSEKARNNTSARFATRSTEVGPDGGRRFVDALPVLRRVTDAEAAAVAASLGPYLQTLQGDRLPLLARYAIHDVAFRVVGTGSVGTRSYVVLLLDHRGEPLVLQVKEARPSVLLPHLPGVGFTSEPEEHEGRRVVAGQKRMQVVSDIMLGWTTVEGRPYQVRQFRNRKGSVDPGALAPDQIDDYGRMTGALLARAHAHSVDPRLLAGYCGKNEELEEAMAAFAVAYADRTEADHADLVAAVRSGRIAAETGV; encoded by the coding sequence ATGGCGGTGGTGGCGGGACAGCGGATTCCGGACGTGGCGGGGTTCGCGCCGCGCGTGGCGGCGGACTCTCCGAAGGAGGCGGGCAAGGCGCTGCGCGCCCGCCTGCCGAGGGCGGCGCACGCCGGCTTCGAGGTGCCGGCCGGACGGCCGGACGCGGTGCGGGCGGTGGAGGAGTCCAACGCCGGGCGGGTGGCGGAACTGACGCCGATACGGGTCGGCCGGATGGCCGCCAACCCCTTCGCGTTCCTGCGCGGGGCGGCCGGGCTGATGGCACACGACCTGTCCGGCGGACCGGTGACGGGCGTCGGCGCGCAGATCTGCGGCGACGCGCACGCGGCGAACTTCGGCCTCTACGGGGATGCGCGGGGCCGGCTCGTCATCGACCTGAACGACTTCGACGAGACCGTGTTCGGTCCGTGGGAGTGGGACGTGAAGCGGCTGGCCGCCTCACTGGTCCTGGCCGGCCGGGTGGTCGGCGCGGACGAGGTCACCTGCCGGGCGGCCGCTTTCGACGCCGTGGGCGCCTACCGGCGGACCATGCGGCTGCTGGCCAGGCTTCCCGCGCTCGACGCGTGGAACGCCATCGCCGACGAGGAACTGGTCTCGCACGCCGACGCCCACGATCTGCTGGGCACCCTGGAGCGGGTCTCGGAGAAGGCCCGCAACAACACCTCGGCCCGGTTCGCCACCAGGTCGACCGAGGTCGGACCGGACGGCGGCCGCCGCTTCGTCGACGCGCTGCCCGTACTGCGGCGCGTCACGGACGCCGAGGCGGCGGCCGTGGCGGCCTCGCTCGGGCCGTACCTGCAGACCCTGCAGGGCGACCGGCTGCCGCTGCTGGCCCGGTACGCGATCCACGACGTGGCCTTCCGCGTGGTGGGCACCGGGAGTGTCGGCACCCGCTCGTACGTGGTCCTGCTGCTCGACCACCGGGGCGAACCGCTGGTGCTCCAGGTGAAGGAGGCCCGGCCGTCGGTGCTGCTGCCGCACCTGCCGGGGGTGGGCTTCACCTCCGAGCCGGAGGAGCACGAGGGCCGCCGGGTGGTGGCCGGGCAGAAGCGGATGCAGGTGGTCTCCGACATCATGCTGGGCTGGACCACGGTGGAGGGGCGCCCGTACCAGGTCCGCCAGTTCCGCAACCGCAAGGGCAGCGTGGACCCGGGGGCGCTGGCTCCCGACCAGATCGACGACTACGGGCGCATGACCGGGGCCCTGCTGGCCCGGGCGCACGCGCACAGCGTCGATCCCCGGCTGCTGGCCGGCTACTGCGGCAAGAACGAGGAGCTGGAGGAGGCGATGGCGGCCTTCGCGGTGGCCTACGCGGACCGCACCGAGGCCGACCACGCCGACCTCGTGGCCGCGGTGCGGTCCGGCCGGATCGCCGCCGAGACCGGGGTGTAG
- a CDS encoding response regulator: MTAEVIRVVIADDEPLIRAGIRMILTSAPDIEVVAEAANGREAVDLALAHTPAVMLLDIQMPVLDGLSALGELRRAAPEVRALILTTFGEKENVLRALGQGGAGFLLKDSAPGELIGAVRAAAAGDAYLSPGATRHVVDQLASGRAAARGEEARRQVAELSERERGVLALLGEGLSNADAGRRLHMSEATVKTYVSRILAKLGCENRVQAALLARDAGL, translated from the coding sequence GTGACAGCCGAAGTGATCAGAGTGGTGATCGCAGACGACGAGCCGCTGATCCGGGCCGGGATCAGGATGATCCTGACCTCGGCGCCGGACATCGAGGTCGTCGCGGAGGCGGCGAACGGCCGGGAAGCGGTGGATCTGGCCCTCGCCCACACCCCCGCGGTGATGCTGCTCGACATCCAGATGCCGGTGCTGGACGGCCTGAGCGCGCTGGGCGAGCTGCGTCGGGCCGCGCCGGAGGTGCGGGCGCTGATCCTGACAACCTTCGGCGAGAAGGAGAACGTGCTGCGGGCGCTGGGCCAGGGCGGGGCGGGGTTCCTGCTCAAGGACTCGGCGCCGGGCGAGCTGATCGGGGCGGTCCGCGCCGCCGCGGCGGGGGACGCCTACCTCTCGCCGGGGGCCACCCGGCACGTGGTGGACCAGCTGGCGTCCGGGAGGGCGGCCGCGCGCGGTGAGGAGGCCCGCCGCCAGGTCGCCGAGTTGAGCGAGCGGGAGCGGGGGGTCCTGGCGCTGCTCGGCGAGGGACTGTCCAACGCGGACGCGGGCCGGCGCCTGCACATGAGCGAGGCCACCGTGAAGACGTACGTGAGCCGGATCCTGGCGAAGCTGGGCTGCGAGAACCGGGTCCAGGCGGCACTGCTGGCCAGGGACGCCGGACTGTAG